AGTCTATGGGCCACATGTATCATGGAAGTCCAGGCAAAAATGACTGTGAAAAGATTCTGTTTAGGTCTGGCACTGAAGATATGATAGTAGAATTGCAACAGTATCTGTTCCCAAAGGCggtcatgaaactgacatgggaagcagcaggggTGGTCTGTCCATGAAGTCAGcagaggtggttgcctcaggtgatACATTAGCAAGGAGCACCTGCCTCTGTTGGCCTACACAATACTGatctttcctgctccctggattgccAATGCAACAATCAACAGATGAGCAGGATAGAGAAACCTCTCCACTGACTCTAACTTGCCTGGTTCTTGCTGACAGATGCCAACTGAAGCTGTGACTAGGTTCTGGAGCTATTTTGATGGCTCTTAAAAAATATGTGTGCACAGTATACTGTATATGGTGGGTGGATTGTGACTACTACATTTGGGGAATGCTTTGGAAAGCTGTTGAAAGATGTCAGCTATTCTTCTCTTTATTAAATGATTTTTCAAAAGCTTGGAGGATCTAGTCTTTCATATTGCGGCTGTGCTCACCTATTTGGATCAAAACTCGCTGAACATTCAGTTTTACTGTACATGTCTCGGTACACAGAATGCACCCAGGGAATGCAAGTCTAAATGTAGTGAGCTTATGTTAAATTATGCAGTGTACTTTTACAGAGTAAATAAATATGAGCATTAGGAGCCATGATTATCTACACAGTATTAGCAGTTGCTATGGCTGGGCACCCGAATCTCCTTAAAAGGTTCTAGTGACCAAAGGTCACCTGCTGGATGGGCCAGTGAAGAGCCTCAGTGATGGTGTCACTGGTTTGTACCTGCATCACTGCCATTGTGAAGACTGAGCAACCTTACAGCACCTTAGTAAGCCAGGCCTGCAGTGTCCTCCTGTCTTCCTTGGACCACAATAACTACAAGTGCAGCCATGATTAGCAGCACCAGACTACATAAGCTCCTGTCCCTCAAGTTACCtgggcatgtacagagtgctttcaTCTCACTCCAGAATTGCTGTGTAATAAATGGTTGAATGGATGGATGCAGGAGTAATAGGAACACATGCTTAGAAATCCAGTGGACTTCCTGTTTCCTCCACAATTCACATAcaggcaggggaggtggggagagtcCATCACCAGCATATCCCTGCTGAATCTTtcctgtgcttaaaaaaaaatgtagcaaaaACTCTGAAATGCCCATGTGCTTTTTGCACATAATTTATAATGTTTACTGCTAGTCATACTAAGGAGCAAGGCACTGTGTGGAAAATTAGAGGCTTGCCTCCTTAAAAGcagcctgcatgggagaggggAGTGGTGACTGCTAGAGTGATGGGAGACACTCTAGTCACTACTCTCCTTGACTCTTGGGCCCATGGACTTGCTGGCTGGCCACATTCGGAAACAGGGCTAGATGGACATTTGGTCTGATCCCACAGGGCTCTTTTGGATGGTTAGATGGGTATGCAAAatgccttaaggcaggggtgctcaataggtggattgcaatctaccggtagatcgcggagtgctgacccccccttcaggtgcctctgggaggaaacgccgggagtaaggcccattgtactcaatgggcttactcccaagtaagtgtggctaggattgcagcctcacagcctaatcctaggcatgtctactcaggagtaagtcctgttatactcagtggggctcaaggtacaccaacatacattgtacacataaatgttacatgttatgatggcgcgaacattgtaaaaaaaactctggtagatctccgggccttgctgggtttcaaagtagctctcaagccaaaaaagtgtgagtaccccTGCCTTAAGGTCTCATAGTGCAGGATGAGGGAAGGGTGTGCATTACAGGAACAGAACGATTTGCCAGGGATTCAGCTGGTGCGGCTACAATGCTGGGCTTTCTGGCAGGCAAGATCCAGATTTAAATTCTTATGCAGCTGTGAAGCTTACTAGGAAGTTTTGGGCTGGTCACTTATCTCCCAACTCAATCTATACGGCAAGATTGAAACTGTGGGGAAGAAGGAACCCTATGTACACCTCTaggaggtccttggaggaagggcagtatataaatgtgacAGACAGCTTCTCAAATAGCTCTTGCTTTCTAAAACGGGCTTGGAAGTCGTAACTTCCCTGAAGCCATGCTGTATCTAGAAGGAAAACTGGGTCAAATCCTGCCACTTATGAGGAGGAAAAAGCATGTGGGTACACTAGATACTGGCCCTTTAAGAAAGGATGCAACAGCAGAGAAAtctctaacttggctgggctCTGAAATCCAGCAACAAAGAAAGGACAAATCCACTGCCTGCCCTTTTTTTGTGGCTCATAGGAGAATTACAGGGATCCACCCCTGACTCCTAGGTCCAGAGGGGACAACAGTAGCCATGCCCTCAGATTTCATTGCAAAGTTGATTTAAGACATGATTTTGGTTTGAAatgtgtaaaaaataaaattgtcaaTATGAGCCTATGAAGCACCAGTACACTAGTATAGGTTCTGCTGCTTGCAAactagaagaaaaacaaagatatACGGTGTGTAAACGTGAAGATTGAATTCACTCTGTCAAATAAACTGTAGTAGTGAATGAAGCCATGTGCTTAAAGTTACTTGGACAAGAGAAAGAGCAGATCCTGCTTCTCTTCCAGGCAGCACTTCTGGTCCTAAACATGACTCTTTCTACAAGTTTAAGGAACTTTCTTTGGAAAACATCAATCTACTCAAGACTGAACAGCGGTAGAGTGTTGCCGGTAGAGCCGGTTAAGAGAGTTTTCTTAAAACCCATTTTGGCtggcccaaaggtgtacacatttgatccctgttgcacatatgcaacattggccagaaatggcttaagctgccCAGGTTAGGACTGGATGCAGGAATTCTCAGgaccaaactttccagcactgacaaacgGAGAACAGTCCCTCCGTAACTGGCTGTGCCTCTCAAATCCATCAAGGTTGAACCAATTCCAGATCTTTTTTGCTCCAAACAatttgaaattattttaaatgaTCATCCAGGACTTGCTGGTTTTGTCACACATGAGACACGCCCCCCTTTCCCCACAATTTCAGAGTGGATGAAAAAGATCCTTCAAATGGATCTCCTGAAGCATGACAGGAATCATTCCCACATGCATTGTCATTCTCCAAGTCTTTCTTCAGTGCTCAGAGGGCCCATCAAGAAACACAATCCCAGGCATATCTTTGTAGCTTCCAACCTGGATCAGGTGTTCCTCAGGTAGTTCAAGCAGTGGCGATCAGGTGATCCTGTGCTTTAGCCCCTTCCTCCCTCTATCAAAGGGGGGCCACCCCCAGATCAGTCCCTGTGCTTTAGCCTTCCCTCTATCAAAGGGGGGGCCACCCCCAGATCAGTCCCTGTGCTTCAGCCTTCCCTCTATGAACGGGGGGCCACCCCCAGATCAGTCCCTGTGCTTCCCCAGTCGCCTTCCCTCTATCAAAAGCGGCCACCCCCAGATCTGTCCCTGtgctttaaccctttcctccctgGATCAAGGGGGGGCCACCACCAGCAGGGTTTCCACCCTATggccctggtggggggggggtgaatcggGCAGGAGCATCTCTAGAGGGTCAGCACCAGAAGAGCCAGAGCAGCACCAAGGGGAGGGTGCCCAGTGCCAGGCCGTGCCAGGCCCGGGAACCCCAGGCGGAGCTGGTGCAGGACCCCCCTCCAGGGGGCGCCGGGGGACCGTCCTCGTCGTCCTCCCGCAGCAGCCCCTCCTCGTCGCCGTAGTCCTCGTCCTGCTCGTCCTGCTGGTGCTCCTGGAAGCAGAGCCGGCCCATGTTGGCCTTGAGCACCTGGCAGAAGGGGCGCTCGGTGCCGTCGCAGACGCAGCGCTCCAGCGCGGGGCCCCCGGGCGCGGCCAGCAGGTGCCCGATGGCCGCCCTGCAGGCGCCCGTGCAGCGCCGCCCGTTGAAGAGCTGCCCGCAGCGGGCCAGGTAGGCGGCCAGCGGGGCCTGGCAGGCGGGCTGCTGCTGGCAGCGGAAGCGCGCGGCGGTGCAGCCCTGGCCGCTGCTGGAGGGCCGCGGCAGGCAGGGCTCCAGCGCCGCCTTCAGCCGCAGGCAGCGCGCGTCCTGCCCGCACTCGCAGCGCTCCAGGGCCGGCCCGCTCCGGCTGCGGTTCAGCCGCACCAGGGCCCCgatgcagtggctggggcaggccgcctcccccccgcccagtaCCGGCTGGCAGGCCGCCTGCGACTGGCTGTAGGCGGAGCCGCAGTCCGGCTCGTCCTGGCACCGCAGCAGCGCCTCCCAGCACGGCTCTCCCCGGAGGGCCCCggccagccacagcagcagcagcagcagcccccagggCCGCCCCATGGCGCCCCCCAGCACTCACGCGACCGGTccagtgcctgtctactcagaagcaaggcccattgtAGTCcaggaggcttactcccaggaaagtgtgggtaggactgcagcctcagagcccaatcctatgcatgtctactcagaagcacttcccattgtagtccatggggcttactcccaggaaaatgtgggtaggactgcagcctcagagcccaatcctaggcatgtctactcagaagcacttcccattgtagtccatggggcttactcccaggaaagcgtgggtaggattgcagccgcagaTCCGtgtgcctcctcctcccaccccagggTCTCCTCGCACGTGGCTCATTTGCCCAAGCTGCTGGGTTGGATTCTCACGTGCATAGTTTGCCCGGGCGCGATGGAGAGACGGCGCCGATTGCACCGCGCCAATGCCGTCTTGGAAGACTTTTTTTGCTCTGGGGACTCCAACAAGCCCGATCCTagcgaggtctactcagaagtaagttccatcgaGTCCGTTGGGGCTTCCTCTCCGGAAAGGATGCAGCCCAAGTCGTTGGCTCTCTCTTGTCCCAGTTGCAAACTCCTCTTGGGCGCCAAAATCCCGGGCAGATCCTGCGTGTTGGAGAGTCCCTTTTCTTGCACCTGCCTGGCTGGACGGACTCTGGAGAGAGACCCCTTCTTCGTTTGCAACGAGGTCTGGGCAAAAGGCACTCCTTGCTGGCCTGCGGGCACGGAAAGGAGGGAGGGACGGAGGGTCTTCCATTCACCCTCCAGGCTGTTGCAAGCTTATTGTTCCCTTGAACTCCGCTCCAGCATTCCCCCCCTCCCGctccttttttcctggcctctCCTCCGCCCCCAACAgccagtgtggtccacacacaGGATACAAAATGCATTTCTGAGGTGGGTTTGATTTCAGCCAGACAACAGGGTGTGTGTTTCATATGAacacagtggttccaaacttttagtactgggacccactagcctgtggaactccttgccacaggatgtgataatggcatctggcctagatgtctgcaaaagaggactggacaaatttttgaaggaaaaatccatccaTGGTgcgtgtacgtgcaacctcctgattttagaagtaggctacgtcagaataccaggtgcaaagAAGTGGCACTAGGAGAAaggttgtcttgtgggctccctgaggcatctggtgggcccctgtgatatacaggaagctggactagatggtcctttggcctggtccagtagTGCTTTTTATGTTTCTTACGTTCTTAGCTACTTCCATTCATTCAAGCCACATAAGATAAATACAGGTGCAGTGCCCTCCACTTATCATGCCCATTTTACAGATTTGGGAAACTGAGGCTGTAAAATAACAGTGATTTGGTCAAAGCCAAAACTGTGAGTCTCTGACTGAAGCTTCAGTCAGGCCTCTGAGGCTTTCATCCTAACTTCATACTTCAAACTTCAAACTTCATACATGACTTCAAACCATTATTGTTATAATTAGCATTATTATTCAGcccatttatataccacttttcaataaaaaatagttcacagtttacatagcaaaataaatggttcctgtTCCTGCTTTTCTCCGGTTCTTGCCTTTCTCTGGAGAGCCCACAAACTAAAAAAGGCACAGGTGAGACACCAAAAACAGTAACTGGAAAAGAGTGAaaattgccttccccctgctaaataagaggacGCTACTttagaaggtgcctctttgcccagttagcaaataTAACAGGGATTATGACTTcagagttttaattttttgcaatTGATAGCTACTGTAACCTGGTgaggaggaatttttttaaatttacattgTTATGCTTTCCTTTCAGATGCATATTCAAAGTGTCCTGCACCATAGCTTATTGAAGATTGGTCCCAGCTCCCAGATCACTCTCTGGTGCTTAGGAGTGAAGTACCCTCAGTGATAGAGCACTTATACGTGCTTATATAGTGCCTTATACGTGGTTCAGTCCCCACCATCTACGATCAAAAAACATTGGCAGGGCTAACCAAAGAGCTCgcagtgcctgaggtggcaccCCCAGtgttcctgcctccctgctttgTGTGGCACCCCTGTGAAATGTTGGCCTCCACAACTCTACCTTCTGCTCCttagagtggaaaaggaagaggggagcagagcagaagagagggTGAGGCGTACTAGATCTGATGCGCCAACCTCATTACTCTCCTGCACACCTCCTCTTCCGTTCCATTCCTTACTACCTTTTCAAACCAGGGAGTGAATGGTGGAGGTGGTttctggcagtggtgtagctatggggaGTCAGGGGGTGCATTGTCCCGGGTGTCTATGCCTTGACGGGATGTCTTAGAAGCCTCCAAAAGACACAGTTTTCACCTCTAAgataccccctcaaggcatggtattCCTAAGGCCTCCCCGAACCTTAGGAAGCTAAGACAAGGTGTGGCACCAAGGGCCTCAAGAAGGTACCCAGTgtctcctgggcctcagaaggaagTGCTTTTCAGAGCTCTTTAAGAtctcatgtggggggggggtcttaaaatattttacaatACTGTTATGGAGTACTatgggtgtgttaaaaatttttgtgcccctgaGTGCCGGATGCCAGTGGTGGCTGGGGGCAtgcctttaaaggcattaaaGGGGGCATCTTGGGCCAGTCCTAGGCCCCTGTGCAAGTAGAACCCCAGACACATAAGAGGTTGTAGTCAGCAGATATGATCCCACACCCATCCCACATGCTAATTTCTTCACAAGTTCTAGAGTTCCAGGAGTAGTCTTGTTGCTTCTTCTCTTGGAGACCTAACGGACCTAACAGAGTCATCTTTGACTAGAGCTGTTGTGGCCATTTGGCAGATGGGACTCTCCCTTTGTGAGCTGCAGCAATGCCTGACCCTGGTGCTTTCTTGGAGAGCCACAGGAATCAGAGCTCAGGGTAAGGAATGGCATATAATCACAGGGACTATGAAAGGGTGAATAGCATTTTCTGGGCTGGTTCCTCTTCTTTGTCCTGCCAGGGCCATGCGGTGAGGTAGCGCCTTTACGGCAGAGTCGATTGTTCACGCCCTGCAGCCTGCCAATGGCCTTTCTCAGATGGCCACTGTTTGGCTGCCACTGTTTTAACAAAGCGCACTTGAGAAGCTGCAAAGCGGCACAGTtcactccattcccccccccccccgcttttgaaATGGAAACAAACCCACCCTTTGGGGCtttcagggagcaggaagggggggagcaaaCCGTCAGGGAGTGGGACTCTTGGCAGCTGTACAAAAACACAAAGGACCctgaggtttggggggggggagctgtagagaggagggagggacagGGAGCTGGAGACCCAGAAAATGTCTATCCACTCTGGACTGACAAAAAGTCCTGCAAGGACGGAGCCTTCTGTTCATGTTTGTAGACTCAGCCGATAGGCAGAAATGCCTCTTGTCAGCAGCAGTGTGTTCCTGGAGGTGAATATGACATTTCAGAGATTTCTGACAATTTCCCAGCTGCCAGGACAGACCCAACCATGAGGCAGGGTCTCAGCTGCTTTGGGCAGTGGGTTGGTGAGGACACCCCACCTCCGCCTGCCATGTCGCTTCGCCTATTGGGCCTCTCACCTGCTCAACTCTCAGCCAAGAGCCAACCAAGTTGAGAGCAACTGCCAGGTCTGTTCCTGTTGGGGACCATGCAAGAGCAGGCGGTTAGAAGATTGGCCAGCTCTTGGGCCTCTTTAGCTCAAGAATTGCCCAGTTCTGCAGCTGTTACCTCTTCCTACTGCCTCTTCCCATGCTGACACAACCTGGAGGCCCAGGAGGAAGGGATATCATGTGTTCTTGCTATTGGGGCTGGGAGAAGTGAAGCTGCCCTCCtctgccagggtgaccagatacaatggaggacagagcgcctgtacctttaaccagtgtatagaagagaggattttggcaggtgcagcttttaaaacccttccatgttgagctgcacctgctaaaattctctcttctatacactggttaaaggttcaggcactctgttctcttttgtatctggtcaccctgtcctttGCAGCAAGTAGACACAGAACTTCTGGTGtgctgggtgggggggcaggcccTTTAAAAATATTAGTAGTAATTTTGTATTCACAGAGGTCAGTTTATTGTGGGTCAAGTTCGGGGCTTGCCAGGTTACAGTACATAATTCTCTGTGATTTGGCCATAACTAGAGATGGGTTTTTTCCAATGATACCAACAcataaaacacacagtaaaaagtaaaaacacaattttctgcatttctcatacAAACCCAAAATCTGCGCAAAGATAAAACagttctctaacacctctacatgcatgtggcttcatctgctgacactataccacctacgtcacctacctagtacacttttaaaacaattataatgtatataatataaattataatttataattataatttataaaaatgtgcccttggaataaaaacacaaaacaccgctTTCTGCGCTTCTCACTTTGgtcaaaaaatgaaatctgtgaaaaaataaaaccgaaAAAGCACCCCTCTAATCATAAGGAAATGCCCCCAAGTCCAATGGCATTTTGCCAGGGCAGACCCAAGATCACCTGGAGATGGAGGTGGTATTTCAGATTCTGCACCCTATTATTCGCTAGCAGGCCGACCACCAATATTACCActtcttctcctcctgctcctttggttggaaaaggaagaggaatggagaAGAGGAAGTACAGAGAAAAGGAGAGTGATGCCACACTTTCTATATATTTCTATTCCCAGCTTCAGGGTGCCagcaatctgctacctgaggctaTCTCATAGAAGGCCAGGCCCCGATCAGCCCCGGGGCTTATAGAGAGAGGATATAACAGTTCCATATATTCtcaataaatattattaataaaaattgTTAAGCAAAAAATGAACACATATGCTCCTCATTTTGTGTGGTTTTGTGCGATCTTCTCCCTTGTGGCTTCACTCAGCTGTCAGTGCCAGTCTGCTTGTGCAGTGgaccaagttggggggggggcatcgtggcagggaagggagaacACCTGACGTAAATGTGATGGCAtcagctgatttttaaaaaggacaaatCGAAATTGACAACTGACAATTCGTTGCATGTGGTGTGTCAACCAGCTTTGCCCTTTGATAATTAAAATGCCCCCAGGCAGCCACATCGCAAACATCCAATTGTTCATGCTGATGGAAAGAGTTAATGATCTCTCACTAGATCTGGAAAAAAATGGGTGTGTGCTCTGATTTGGGAAGAGCAGAGAGAGCCTGTTTTAAACTGATGCCTGTCTTGTGATGTAAGAGAAACAATTGTTTTGTCTTATGACTGAGTTGTGCTGCCGCTGCAGCTGTTTGCTGTGTTTTGATGAGCTCAGACATTTCAGATGTAGAAAAATAGGAGCCGTTATATCACCAGAGCCAACCAGGAAACAACCTGTGCAGGTAGAAAAATACAGACCCTTTTCATAGCATCCATCAGCGACTGGCCAACGTCCTTTGGAAGCGGGGACGGGCAGGCCAACTAGTAGAATGTTCCATTTGTCTGGTTGGTTTGAGGTTTTCATTTGGCACAATGCTGTATTTCTtattatgggggggaggggaagataatAGGATTATTTTCCCTAAACAAAATAAGATGATGCTTGTTTCCTTGCTATGTATAATCCCTTGGaggttgttttgttgttgttacgTAACTGATCTAAGGATAATAAAATAGATGAGGACAGATTAGGTTTTTGTGAGAGCTGTCCTCTCATTTTGGTATGGAGGTAACCGTTCACTCCATTCTTCTTCCAGTTATACCCAGCCTATACTGCTTATGTTTTGAAGCTGAATTCACCCAGGGTTGACCCAGGTGACCCAGGGAAGCCCAGGTGACCTCCTGGCACTCCAGTCAGAGCATCAAATGCCACTGTATCCATTCAGTGACTTGCCAGACAGCCCTTGATGTGGCAGCTCAAAAGCTCTTGCAACTGCCATCCCTCCTTGCCTTCCTGCTTGTGGGATATACAAAGGAAGAGGAAACCGGAGGAAGGTGGTGGACTGGAACATCTCCACCAGTgcactagcccagtgtttctc
The DNA window shown above is from Tiliqua scincoides isolate rTilSci1 chromosome 8, rTilSci1.hap2, whole genome shotgun sequence and carries:
- the LOC136658664 gene encoding growth arrest-specific protein 1-like; the encoded protein is MGRPWGLLLLLLWLAGALRGEPCWEALLRCQDEPDCGSAYSQSQAACQPVLGGGEAACPSHCIGALVRLNRSRSGPALERCECGQDARCLRLKAALEPCLPRPSSSGQGCTAARFRCQQQPACQAPLAAYLARCGQLFNGRRCTGACRAAIGHLLAAPGGPALERCVCDGTERPFCQVLKANMGRLCFQEHQQDEQDEDYGDEEGLLREDDEDGPPAPPGGGSCTSSAWGSRAWHGLALGTLPLVLLWLFWC